GTAAATACCCCGACTTTTTTGCTAATAATCCACATATTTCTTGAAGTCAAAAATCAAAAAGGGGATGGTAATTATGAATTATGAATTAGGAATTATGAATTGGGGAAGTAGGGAGTGGGGTGTGGGGAGATTTTTTTCAGTGTTCAGTAAACAGTAAACAGTGAACTTAAAACTCAAGTCTGATAACTGATAACTGATAACTGATAACTGATAACTGATAACTGATAACTGATAACTGATAACTGATTAGGTTTTTGTCCTGAGACTTTGAGCGCTTAGATAAAGTTGCGTCCATTCTTTGACCACTTGTGTGCGTTTACAGTTTAATTCGCCAGCGATTTCCTCAAGGGTTTTACCCGCTTTTAAGCCATCGATAACGCTTTTACCCGTGGGAGAAAGGGCAGCATAGAAACTTTGCCATTGACTGAGAGTTAAGCCAAAATTATGCTCTTTGGGGCTGATTTGTAACCATTCACTGATTAATCCTGTCTCTTCCTTGAGGGCAAAAACCTTAATCGCATGATAGCCAACTTTTTCCCGGAGACGATAAATCCGTTGGACGGGAATATTCATGGCCTTTGCGATCGCATCTTGGTTTTCGCCCCCTAGATAGAGGTTAAACCAAGTCACCGCCTCCGGACTAACATTTTCCTCTAGATACCTAGCAAAACTCTCCTGAACTTTTACCCGGAGAATTTGCGCTTCTTGGGAAGTGCGTTGATCTTCGTAGGTAGCGATCGCATTTTGATCCAGTAAACTTAAGTTATTTTCCCCCTCATCGCCACTAATTTCATCGGAGAGAATCCGGATCATTTCTTGCCGCGGCACATTAGTGATACCGCTTCTCGATTGACGACGGAGATAATTAACAAAACGATAGGCTAACAGGGGTTGATTGCGGATCGGACGCAGGGCGTATTCCTCTAGGGTGGCTAACAGCAGCTGATTGCGAGTAGCTTGATCGTTGGTACAACGAGCGATCCATGTTAACTGGGATTGCAGATAGCGATCGCTATTTAACATTTCTTGAATAATTTCTTGCAAGACATCGGCCACCGCTTGCTGACGATCGCGACTTAAGGAAACCCAAGTGCGAATTTTTTGCCGGAGAGTGACACAAGCACCGAGACGATCAATCAGGTTACGATAGGCGCGGGTGGGACTAACTTTCAGATAGCGTTGCCGCAGAATTTGCCAAAGATAGACTAATCCCCGTTTAGCGATTTCTAAATCTCTCTGGTCCAAAGTTTCCCAACGTTGGCTATCTTCACCGAGCAACCAATTGATAATGGTATCCCGTTGGCGCTCGGTTAAGGAATCCTCTGTTTGAGAGAGGCGATCTTGCCATTGTTGCCTTAACTCGTCGATTATTGTCGTCATCGAAAAATTGATTCCCAAACCCCGTCTTTTTAGGACGGCTTTAGTTTAAATACTAGCGCATTTACACGGTGTATGCTAAAACCTGAGCCATGGAGAAAGCCTATCGCTACCGATTTTACCCAACACCCGACTAGAACGAACTAATCAATTAAGTCTTTTGCCAGATAAGGATTTAGGGCGATTGCATCCCTGCCTAGGGTGTCTTCCCTGAAAACATGACAATTTCAAGGTTAACCAATATTTGGGAACGCACCACCCCTACCATTTATAATTGGGGAACATTTTCCTGTTCATAATTTTCTATTAATATTCCCAAAATTTCCATTAAAGAAGCAAGAGGATGATTTTCATTTTCTCCTATTTCATCTATCAAATTATCTAACATAATTACTAATTGTTCATATTCTGATTCGCTACGGGGTATAAAGAGTATTGGCTTTAAGTTTGTCCAGGCTTGCCGTGTTTTCTCTAGATCTATCGTCGGCATTTTTTTACTCCTTCCATTTATTTTTGTCCTATTCAGAATGAGCCTGTAGGGTGCGTTCCCTCAAACCATTGTGGCTTTAACATTAATTTGTATTTGGGAACGCACCACCGCCAACGCTTACTCCCTATTGGGTTTCACTATCATTCAACCCAACCCACAATTGAAGGGTGATTATTCTTTTAATTGTCAGCATCAGGATTTTCAGGCTTGGGGGACTTTCAGGATGGTTTAGTTGAGCGCTGTGATTGATTTGCTGCTCAAAACCTAGGGCTATAGGTGAGAATTTTATTAATCAGTCCCGAAAATATTCCCGTTAATTAGCCTTAACTTTCTGCCCGATTGTATCGGCAGTGGTAGTAGAAACCATGGCCGCCATAACTTGTTCGGGGGAAACCGTAAAAGGTAAACGATGAATGTCCGAATTAGGCTGACAGGCAATTGCGGCCGCGTGGCGCAACTGGGCAAGAGAAACATCTCTTAATCCTAAATCCTCTAGGGATTTCGGTAAACCAATTTGTTCATAAAATTGGATTAGTTGCCCCCGGGCCGATACTGCTAATTGATTACCCAAAACTATTTCTTCTAGACGCAATTGGGCGAGAATGCCGTAGGCGACTTTTTCCCCGTGGAGCGCGTGATGGCAAGCGGGAATATGGGTTAAACCATTATGAATTGCATGGGCGGCCACGGTACGACAATTAGCACCCCCTAAACCACCAATTACTCCGGCTAATAAAACGGTGGCATCTACCACCTGTTTCCAGTCCTCCCCGCCGATATTTTCCAGAGCTGCCGGGGATTTTTGGAAAAGGATATCCCGCAAAACCCGGGCCTGTTGGACAGCGGCAATGATCAGGGTTTCTGTGGAATGACCGCTACTGACGGAAGCTTCGTACCATTTAGCGATCGCATCGCCAATACCAGCGATTAAGGTTCTTTTCGGGGCAGTTTGGATAATACCGTAATCGAGAATTAATAAATCCGGGCAACGGGCTAGGGACAGATCGTAAAGAAACGCCCCCGCATCGGAATAGACGTTAGATAGGGCTGTCCAAGCGGCACAGGTAGCGGCGGAGGTGGGAATCGTGGCGATCGGCAAATGGCACTGATGGGCGAGTAATTTGGCCGTATCGAGGGCTTTGCCGCCACCCACACCGATGATAAAATCTGCCTCATGACTCTTGACAGATGCCTTTAAATATGCTAGGGAATTTTCCGAACAATCGGGGGCATAACTGTGATAGCTAGGAGTGAGATTTTTCAGGGGAGATGACAAAAAAGCTAAATTGCGATCGCCGCCCACCACCAGGGGACGTTTACCCAAATCCGCTAACTTGCCGGTGGATTCTTCTAGGGCATTGTCACCCCGAATCACTTGTGCGGGGGCGATTAACAGGGGCAAAACAGCGACAGCATTGGACATTTTTTGACAACCTCAAGGATTATTGGCTAATTTTAGCGAAACTTTCGGGAAAAAGCTGTAGTTCAGGTGTATTATCCCCCGGGGCGGAGAAGGATTTTTTAATCTGTCCCAAGTACAAAGGAGCAGATAAACCGGGCTGAGGATGAACGAGAGTGCGAGCGCTAATGATAAATTGATTATTACCGCCAGCACCGGCGCGACCGGAGGAAAACAAGTCACTAGCGGCTTGTTTTAGGGTTGCTTCCACTTGCTCGGCAGTAACAGTATTGGGCAGGGAGATAACAGCTTGATTAGCTCCGTTATCATAGACAAGGGAGAATCTCACCGCTCCCGGAATTTCGGTACGGGTAAACAGTCCCAACCCAAGACCGAAAATCCCGACCGTCAACACGGCCATAAAGCTAGTGACGCCGACGAGACGAAAGCGGATTCCCCAACCGACGAGAAAAGCGATAATCGTAAGTACCAAAAAAACCAGCGTGGCAATACCAGACCATTGGGTGTATTTGGCGAAGTTCAGGGGAATGTCCATATTTTCTATAATACTAATTCTATGAAAACGGTTAGCATAAACCATTGTACCTATCCTGTGGTCGAAACTTTCCATTCCGTGCAGGGCGAAGGCTTTTGGACGGGAAGCAATGCTTTTTTCCTCCGTTTGGGAGGTTGCGATGTCTATTGCCCTTGGTGCGACCAAAAAGAGTCTTGGAATGCCCACCGTTATCCCCAACAATCCCTAGGGGAATTGGTTGAGATGGCAAAAGGGGCTAACCCCGCTATGGTGGTGATTACCGGGGGTGAACCTTTAATGCACAATCTTGATCCTTTGACCAAGGAATTAAAAAATCAGGGTTTACGGGTACATTTAGAAACTTCTGGCGCTCATCCTTTTACTGGGGTTTTCGATTGGGTGACTTTTTCTCCTAAAACCTATAAAATGCCCGATCCTACTATTTATGCACGGGTAAATGAGTTAAAAATTGTCGTGGCTAATCCAGAGGATTTAGACTGGGCAGCTATGCAGGAAAGTAAGTTATCGGAAGGGGTGATTAAATATCTACAACCTGAATGGAATAAAGTAGAAAGCAAAGAGTTAGTCTTTAATTATGTTCTCCAGCATCCCCAATGGCGCCTCAGTCTCCAAACCCATAAGTTTTTAGGTGTCCGCTAGTCAGTTATCAGTTATCAGTTATCAGCTTTTTTCTCCTGCTCCCATATCCCCCCGCAACGCGCACGAAGTGGTCTCCCCCCGCAACGGCTCGACTGAGCATCGCCGAACGTCGCGCATGAAGTGGTCTCCCCATCTCCCCAATTCATGATTCATAATTCCCAAACCCTAATTTACTAACAAGAGGTTAAATACTATGTCTAACAACAATTCTGAACGAGTAGTGCGTCGTGGTCGAGTTTTTCCGGAGATTCAATCTACAGAGGAAGAAAAGGCCAAACATCGCGCCCGACAATTAGAATTTTATCATCGTTGTTGGCCGATTTTTCAGAGTTTACAGCCCCGGTTAATGAAACATTATTATGGTTGGTACATTGCGATCGAACCCGATAGCGGCGATTATTTTATCGATCCCGACAAAGAAGTGGCCAGTAAAAAAGCCAGGGCAAAATATCCCGACAAAATCCATCATATCTTTGGAATTAATGAAACTGGAGTTAGTGGCAGAATATGATTGAAGGGAGATTTGGAGAAAATGGTCAAATTTATTTTGATATCGATTTAGTCAGCCCTAATGGTCTGGTGTTACCTGTAGAAGCTATGCTAGATACTGGTTTCACGGAGTTTTGTGTTATGAATGACCAAGATGCTCGCAGTCTTGAATGGCCATTTTTAAACCAAGATAAGTTACGCACCGCTCAAGGAGAAGCATTTTTTGATATATATTTAGGCAGAGTAAGAATTGATGGTCAGGAATACGAAATTCCCGTCTTTGCAGGGGAGGCAATTCAGGAGATTTTGTTAGGTTCGCGGTGGCTAAAACAATTTATCTTAGTAGCTAATTATCAACAAGCACAGGTGACATTAGGATAATGACAAAAAAGGCGATTATTTTACTTTCTGGGGGATTAGATTCAGCGACAACAGCAGCGATCGCTCTAGAGGCTGGTTATCAATTAATCGCCCTTTCCTTTCGTTATGGACAAAGACACGAGCGGGAATTAGCGGCAGCGAAAAAAATTGCTAATTTCCTCGAAATTAAAGAACATCATCTGATCGAAGTCAATCTATCTTTGTGGGGAGGTTCCGCTTTAACGGATCAATCTATTGCTATTCCCCAAGAGGGAATTAACCCGAATATTATCCCGATTACCTATGTACCGGGGAGAAATACAGTTTTTATTTCGATCGCTCTTTCTTTAGCGGAAGCAAGGGAAGCGGAGGCGATATATTTAGGAATTAATGCGGTGGATTATTCCGGTTATCCCGATTGTCGTCCCGAGTATTTAGAGGCCTTTCAAACTTTAGCTAATTTATCATCAAAAGCGGGTTTAGAAGGGAAAGCACCCCAATTAATTGCCCCTTTGGTGATGGATAGTAAGGTAGATATCGTCCGTCGTGCTGTTAGTTTGGGGGTTCCCATTGCTGATACTTGGTCTTGTTATCAAGGAGAAGTTGAACCCTGCGGTTTATGCGATTCCTGCCGTATCAGAGATCAGGCTTTAATTGAGGCCGGTTATCCCGAATTAGCTACTTCCCTCTTGAAACAGTCAGGAAAAGGGGGAGCATAGTGAAAAATGGAGATAATCTAGGCGATTAAATGTTCAATGAGGATTTTACCGCCGATTAATATTAAAACTAAACCGCCGAGAATTTCCACCTTTTGGCTAAATAAATTACCGAATTTATGCCCGATAAAAACAGCTATAAAACATAAAACAAAGGTAATAAAACCAATGACAGTGCAAGCTAAAAGTAAGGGAGTTTTAATCATCGATAAACCCAAACCAACTACTAAAGCATCGATGCTAGTAGCGATCGCTAATCCGATTAAAGTATAGGAATCTAGAGGATTAAATTTTTTTTCCTCGTCATCATTTTGAACAGCTTCGTAGATCATTTTACTGCCGATCGCCCCTAGAATAATAAAAGCGATCCAGTGATCAAAAGAGGCAAGAAAATCGCGACAGGTTAGACCAATACCCCAACCAATCATCGGCATAATTGCTTGAAATCCCCCAAAAAACAAAGCAATTTTCAAAGCCTTATTAACATGAATATGACGAATCATCAGGCCACTGGTTAGAGAAACGGCCACGGCATCGGCGGCTAATCCCACGGCAACAAAGGAAGTGGTTAAAAGTTCGAGTGAAGTAAACATCTATAGTTGTTTATCCTTTAATTTCCCCTTATCTTAACTAATTTTTCCCCAGAAAACTTTCATATTTCTCTCATGATCCTCTCATTTATCTATCATTTCTCTAACCTAAGTAGGTAGGCGTTAAAAGTTGTCAGATGCCCCCCTTATCAAGGGGGGATTAAAGGGGGGATCGGCACCCCCCTTATCAAGGGGAGCAGGGGGGATCGAACCTAAAATCCATTTTTAATTTAATTATAACCAGCTACTTAATTACTGAGAGGATCGAATTGAAAACGTTTAAAACCACATTATCGGTTCCTCACCGATTACCTCGACCTGATGGATTGCTTCTGGAGTAAAATTGATGATATCCTCAGCTTCTAGGACTTTTTCGCTCGCTACTGCCATTTTATCGGGAAATTCAGCCGTAGGAGTCCGAGTAACCAATCCTGCTGTTTTATAAATTCCCCCGAATTTTTTCCAGGACAAAGTTGAGGAAGATACCTTTTCCCATCATCGATCATCCCGTCTGCCTTTAAGGTGGCGAACGCTACCATATAGGAAAAGTGCCACATAAAAAATTATGATAATTTCGAGAATTACCGGAGAATGAGGTGGGAGAGAACGGTGATAAAATTAGCTAATTGACTCCCCTAACTTAAGCACCCAATAACCGCTCACTGAAAATATGGCTGATTTTTTTAACACCTATGGTTTTTTAATTGTTTCAATGATCTTTGGAGCCATATTAGGCATTTCAATTTATCTGCCCTTAATGGCCGGTCAATTATCCTTAGCAACCCCCGGTTTTTACGCTTTAGGTGGTTATGTTGCCGCCATTCTTTCCACGAAAGTTTTTACTAATACTGGTAGCAATTATCCCCTGGCTTTGGTCTTTTTAGAAATGTTAATTGCTGGCATGATTGCGGGAATATTAGCCATAGTTTTAGGTATTCCTGTTCTACGTTTGCGAGGGATTTATTTAGCTATTGCCACGATTGCCTGGGTAGAAATTTTGAGAATTATTGCCCTTAATCTCGAGATAACTGGCGGTGCGGTTGGTATTTTCGCCATTCCCCAACCCTTCACCACTCAATTAGCCTACCTTTGGCTGGCCTTGCCCCTCTTATTGCTAACTATGCTGTTTCTCTACCGGTTAGAAAACATCAAAATTGGTCGGGCATTTAATGCCATTCGTGCCGATGAGTTGGCGGCTGCGGCCATGGGAATTAATCCCACCTATCACAAGGTTTTATCCTTCACTTTCGGGGCAGTTTTAGCGGCAGTTGTGGGAGCGGTAAGCGCCCATTTTCTCAATACTTGGAATTCCCGTCAGGGAACCTTTGATTCTAGTATTATTTTCTTGGCTTTTGTTTTAATTGGTGGTTCCAGAACTTTTGTCGGGCCGGTGGTGGGGGGCATTGTTTTAACTGCTTTGCCCGAAGTTTTACGCGCCCTCGGCGGCGTGAATGGTTTACCAATTTGGTTGGGGAATTTCTTGCGCGATGGTCGTTTGATTATCTTTGGAATTTTAATCGTTTTGGGAACGATTTTTTATCCCCAAGGCTTAATTACACCTGAATTAATCAAAAAACTAATGCCCTTTAAAAGACGTTCCTCTCTTAGTCAAGTTGATTCCTAATTACAGTGATCAGATTTTAGTTTTCAGTTCATTGATTACTGTTTAAGTACCTAAGCAAAATTAATTACACATTTCGATAAAGCTTTTGCCTCTTGCCTATTGCCTCTTGCCTATCTTCACTAGGAAATTTATTTTGCACGACTACTTACTGTTCACAGCCAAAAACTCCCCATCTCCCCACTCCTGGCCCCTAACCCACCCTGCTGATACGGATATCCCCCTTCCGGCTAATGTAAAGAAAACGTTACAGTAACAGGTAAAGCCCAGTAGCCAGGAAGCCGTCGATCATGTTTGAATACTTTAACCAAAAAGCTATCAAAGCGGTGATGTTCGCCCAAGAAGAGGCCCGTCGTACCGGTCACAGTGTCGTGGGTACGGAGCATTTACTGTTAGGATTGATAGGAGAAGCCACCGCCACCGCAGCCTCAATTCTCAAGGATTTAAAAGTCACCCTGCACGAAAGTCGCCGCGTGATTGAAGGAATGACTGGCCGCGGCACCGGTTACAGTCCCGTTAATATCCCTTTTACCCCGAAAGCGAAAAAGATGTTCGAGCAAGCATTTCAGGAAGCTCGACAATTAGGGGAACAGGCGATCGCACCTGAACATCTATTACTCGCTATCACCACCGA
This portion of the Microcystis aeruginosa NIES-2549 genome encodes:
- a CDS encoding 7-carboxy-7-deazaguanine synthase QueE; its protein translation is MKTVSINHCTYPVVETFHSVQGEGFWTGSNAFFLRLGGCDVYCPWCDQKESWNAHRYPQQSLGELVEMAKGANPAMVVITGGEPLMHNLDPLTKELKNQGLRVHLETSGAHPFTGVFDWVTFSPKTYKMPDPTIYARVNELKIVVANPEDLDWAAMQESKLSEGVIKYLQPEWNKVESKELVFNYVLQHPQWRLSLQTHKFLGVR
- a CDS encoding HetZ-related protein 2 — protein: MTTIIDELRQQWQDRLSQTEDSLTERQRDTIINWLLGEDSQRWETLDQRDLEIAKRGLVYLWQILRQRYLKVSPTRAYRNLIDRLGACVTLRQKIRTWVSLSRDRQQAVADVLQEIIQEMLNSDRYLQSQLTWIARCTNDQATRNQLLLATLEEYALRPIRNQPLLAYRFVNYLRRQSRSGITNVPRQEMIRILSDEISGDEGENNLSLLDQNAIATYEDQRTSQEAQILRVKVQESFARYLEENVSPEAVTWFNLYLGGENQDAIAKAMNIPVQRIYRLREKVGYHAIKVFALKEETGLISEWLQISPKEHNFGLTLSQWQSFYAALSPTGKSVIDGLKAGKTLEEIAGELNCKRTQVVKEWTQLYLSAQSLRTKT
- a CDS encoding helix-turn-helix domain-containing protein; the protein is MEKAYRYRFYPTPD
- the queC gene encoding 7-cyano-7-deazaguanine synthase QueC, whose product is MTKKAIILLSGGLDSATTAAIALEAGYQLIALSFRYGQRHERELAAAKKIANFLEIKEHHLIEVNLSLWGGSALTDQSIAIPQEGINPNIIPITYVPGRNTVFISIALSLAEAREAEAIYLGINAVDYSGYPDCRPEYLEAFQTLANLSSKAGLEGKAPQLIAPLVMDSKVDIVRRAVSLGVPIADTWSCYQGEVEPCGLCDSCRIRDQALIEAGYPELATSLLKQSGKGGA
- a CDS encoding manganese efflux pump MntP family protein, producing MFTSLELLTTSFVAVGLAADAVAVSLTSGLMIRHIHVNKALKIALFFGGFQAIMPMIGWGIGLTCRDFLASFDHWIAFIILGAIGSKMIYEAVQNDDEEKKFNPLDSYTLIGLAIATSIDALVVGLGLSMIKTPLLLACTVIGFITFVLCFIAVFIGHKFGNLFSQKVEILGGLVLILIGGKILIEHLIA
- a CDS encoding aspartyl protease; protein product: MIEGRFGENGQIYFDIDLVSPNGLVLPVEAMLDTGFTEFCVMNDQDARSLEWPFLNQDKLRTAQGEAFFDIYLGRVRIDGQEYEIPVFAGEAIQEILLGSRWLKQFILVANYQQAQVTLG
- a CDS encoding branched-chain amino acid ABC transporter permease, with the translated sequence MADFFNTYGFLIVSMIFGAILGISIYLPLMAGQLSLATPGFYALGGYVAAILSTKVFTNTGSNYPLALVFLEMLIAGMIAGILAIVLGIPVLRLRGIYLAIATIAWVEILRIIALNLEITGGAVGIFAIPQPFTTQLAYLWLALPLLLLTMLFLYRLENIKIGRAFNAIRADELAAAAMGINPTYHKVLSFTFGAVLAAVVGAVSAHFLNTWNSRQGTFDSSIIFLAFVLIGGSRTFVGPVVGGIVLTALPEVLRALGGVNGLPIWLGNFLRDGRLIIFGILIVLGTIFYPQGLITPELIKKLMPFKRRSSLSQVDS
- a CDS encoding iron-containing alcohol dehydrogenase family protein produces the protein MSNAVAVLPLLIAPAQVIRGDNALEESTGKLADLGKRPLVVGGDRNLAFLSSPLKNLTPSYHSYAPDCSENSLAYLKASVKSHEADFIIGVGGGKALDTAKLLAHQCHLPIATIPTSAATCAAWTALSNVYSDAGAFLYDLSLARCPDLLILDYGIIQTAPKRTLIAGIGDAIAKWYEASVSSGHSTETLIIAAVQQARVLRDILFQKSPAALENIGGEDWKQVVDATVLLAGVIGGLGGANCRTVAAHAIHNGLTHIPACHHALHGEKVAYGILAQLRLEEIVLGNQLAVSARGQLIQFYEQIGLPKSLEDLGLRDVSLAQLRHAAAIACQPNSDIHRLPFTVSPEQVMAAMVSTTTADTIGQKVKAN
- a CDS encoding Ycf51 family protein, with protein sequence MVYANRFHRISIIENMDIPLNFAKYTQWSGIATLVFLVLTIIAFLVGWGIRFRLVGVTSFMAVLTVGIFGLGLGLFTRTEIPGAVRFSLVYDNGANQAVISLPNTVTAEQVEATLKQAASDLFSSGRAGAGGNNQFIISARTLVHPQPGLSAPLYLGQIKKSFSAPGDNTPELQLFPESFAKISQ